Proteins encoded in a region of the Trichosurus vulpecula isolate mTriVul1 chromosome 9, mTriVul1.pri, whole genome shotgun sequence genome:
- the ACVR2B gene encoding activin receptor type-2B — translation MTAPWVTFALLWGSLCAGPGRGEVETRECIYYNANWELEKTNQSGLERCEGEKDKRLHCYASWRNSSGTIELVKKGCWLDDFNCYDRQECVATEENPQVFFCCCEGNFCNEKFTHLPEVTNPEVTYEPPSTVPLLTVLAYALLPVGGLSLAIVIAFWMYRHRKPPYGHVDVNEDPGPPPPSPLVGLKPLQLLEIKARGRFGCVWKAQLMNDYVAVKIFPLQDKQSWQSERDIFSTPGMKHENLLQFIAAEKRGSNLEVELWLITAFHDKGSLTDYLKGNIVTWNELCHVAETMSRGLSYLHEDVPWCRGEGHKPAIAHRDFKSKNVLLKSDLTAVLADFGLAVRFEPGKPPGDTHGQVGTRRYMAPEVLEGAINFQRDAFLRIDMYAMGLVLWELVSRCTAVDGPVDEYMLPFEEEIGQHPSLEDLQEVVVHKKMRPAFKDHWLKHPGLAQLCVTIEECWDHDAEARLSAGCVEERVSLIRKSVNGTTSDCLVSLVTSVTNVDLPPKESSI, via the exons GCCCAGGGCGTGGGGAGGTTGAGACCAGGGAATGCATCTATTACAATGCCAACTGGGAACTGGAGAAGAcaaaccagagtggtctggaaCGTTGTGAGGGGGAGAAGGACAAGCGCCTTCATTGCTACGCCTCATGGAGGAATAGCTCTGGCACCATTGAGCTTGTGAAGAAGGGTTGCTGGCTGGATGACTTCAATTGCTATGATAG GCAGGAATGTGTAGCCACCGAAGAGAACCCGCAGGTCTTCTTCTGTTGCTGTGAAGGGAACTTCTGCAATGAAAAGTTCACACACTTACCTGAGGTCACCAACCCTGAAG TTACCTATGAGCCACCCTCGACTGTCCCTCTGCTCACAGTGCTGGCATATGCCCTGCTGCCCGTTGGGGGCCTCTCTCTGGCCATTGTCATTGCTTTCTGGATGTACAGGCACCGAAAGCCTCCCTATGGTCATGTGGACGTCAATGAG GACCCGGGTCCTCCACCTCCTTCACCGCTTGTTGGCCTGAAGCCATTGCAACTGCTGGAGATCAAGGCCCGGGGACGTTTTGGCTGTGTCTGGAAGGCTCAGCTTATGAATGACTATGTAGCAGTGAAGATTTTTCCATTACAG GACAAACAGTCCTGGCAGAGTGAACGGGACATCTTCAGCACACCAGGCATGAAACATGAAAATCTGCTCCAGTTCATTGCAGCGGAAAAGAGAGGTTCCAATCTGGAGGTGGAGCTATGGCTCATCACAGCCTTCCATGACAAG GGTTCTCTCACAGATTACTTAAAAGGGAACATCGTTACTTGGAATGAACTGTGTCATGTAGCTGAGACCATGTCCCGAGGTCTGTCCTATCTGCATGAGGATGTGCCCTGGTGCCGAGGAGAGGGGCACAAGCCGGCCATTGCCCATAG GGATTTCAAGAGCAAGAATGTCTTACTGAAGAGTGACCTCACAGCTGTCCTGGCTGACTTTGGACTGGCTGTGCGGTTTGAACCAGGAAAACCTCCAGGGGACACCCATGGGCag GTAGGAACCAGGCGGTACATGGCCCCCGAGGTGCTGGAGGGAGCGATCAACTTCCAGAGAGATGCTTTCCTAAGGATTGATATGTACGCAATGGGGCTGGTCCTGTGGGAGCTGGTGTCTAGATGCACGGCTGTGGATG GGCCTGTGGATGAGTACATGTTACCTTTTGAGGAGGAGATTGGTCAACATCCATCCCTGGAGGACCTGCAGGAGGTGGTGGTGCATAAGAAGATgcgccctgccttcaaggatcacTGGTTGAAGCATCCT GGGTTGGCACAGCTTTGTGTGACGATCGAGGAGTGTTGGGACCATGATGCCGAGGCCAGACTCTCTGCAGGCTGTGTGGAGGAACGTGTGTCCTTGATCCGCAAATCTGTCAATGGCACTACCTCGGACTGCCTCGTCTCCCTCGTGACGTCTGTCACCAATGTGGACTTGCCCCCCAAAGAGTCGAGTATCTAA